The genomic DNA GGGGTTCTCCCCGCACAGTCCCGACCTGGTCCACCGGGCCGCGGTCCGGGGACGGCGGTTGCGCCGGATCCGGCAGGCCCAGCTGGCGGTCGCCGCGGTGCTGGTGGTCGGGACGGCCGGGCTGGGCCTGAGCCGGCTGGGGCCGGCGGCCGCTCCCGGGCCGCTCCCGCCGGCCGCGATGAGCACCTCGCCCGGCCCGGTTCCGAGCAGCACCGCGCCCGTGGCGCCGACCGACTCGGCGCAGCTGCTCGATCTGCTGCGGGGGAAGCTACCGTCCGACCTGCAGCTCAGCGCGCCGTTCCGGGTGGACCCGGGCGGACAGTGGCCCTCGGGTGAGCCTTCCAAGGTCCTGGCCGCCGGCTTCGCCCTCACCAAGGGCAGCGGCCGGGGCGGCGTCGGCATCACTTTCTCCCGCACCTCCCTGCTCTCCACGGCCAAATGCACGAAGCCCACCTGCACAGCGACCCGGCAGCCGGACGGCACAACGCTGATGGTCCGGCAGCTGGCGGACGCCTCAGGGCTCCAGACCTGGAGCGCAGTGCTGGAGTGGCCGGACGGGTCGCAGGTGATGGTGACGGCGAGCAATAATCCCGGGGGGGACGGGGAGGACGGGACGCGGCCGTACACCAATGCCCCGCTGCTGGGCCTGTCCGAGCTGTCCGCAATCGCCCTCGATCCGGCCTGGCGGCAGGTGATGGCGGGCCTGCCCGCCCAGTGACCTGAGGTGAGGCAGCGTCTCCGGGGTGCGCCATCGTTTTACCGGCCCAGGACTTCGGTCACCAGCGACCGGCGGCCGCCGCAGCGGTGCCCACCTCGCCGACGGTGCCGTCATCGCCAAGGCGCTCAGCCGCCGGGGCCACATCCTGCTCCCGTCGTCCTGACCGCCATCGGCCTGCCCATCCTCTGTCGAAGGCGGCGACTTCGGCCTCTGACGGTCGCCCACCTGTGCGACCTGCTCGTGGACTCACCCGACTTTGGCTGCTGTGGCGGAGCTCGGCGGGCTCCTCGAGCTCGAGACGGCCGGGGCGTGCGCCTGGTCCTGGTCGCCCCTCCGGGGCCCGCCCGCCGCGCCCTGCGCATCACCGAGGTCGACACCGTCCTGCCCGCAGCCCGCAGCCCGTACTCCGGCGCACGCACTGAGCACGTGAGGACCAGCAGGCGCCACGAGGAGTGGCCCGACCGCGAGCGGGAAGACGCCCGGCAGCATCCGGCCCATTTCGGGAGTGCCCTTGCGTCCGCTGCCGGTCGAACCGGCCTTCCACCGCCGCCTCGCCTTCCCTGCGAGGTCGGCGCCCGACGTGAGCGCGGGCATCGACTTCACCCGTGGAACCCTCCGGGCCTGGCACCCCGGCGCGGACCCGGCCGCCATCGCGGACATCGTCCTGGTGGCCGCCGAACTCCTCGCCAACGCTGCCGAGCACGCCGGCGGCCCGCTCGCCCTGGAGCTGTGCCGGACCCCGGTGAACCGGATCCGGATCGAGGTCACCGACGCGACCCCCGCCCGACCGCGCGTGCAGTCCCTGTCGCCGGACACCCCGCACGGCCACGGCCTGCGGATCATCGACCGCCTCGCCCACGCCTGGGGCTGTCACCCCGGTGACGGCGGCAAAACCGTCTGGGCCGAATGCGACCTACCACCTCCCGCGACCCACGCTCCGTAGCCGCCCCGCCGCCCCGCCGCCCCGGCGCCCCGCCGCCGCGCTGACCGACGACAGCCGGCTCAGCCGTCGGCGGGGGCCGTCCTCGCCGGACGGCTGCAGATCACGCCCGGGTCAGCCCGACGCGTTCCCGGTGGCATCGAACGCGACGTCGGCCGACACCTCCGTGGTCACCGGGTCCGCGGCACGGTGGGGCTTCGCCCACCCCGGGCACTTCGCACACCCCCGAGCACCACCTGACACCGTCGATGAGACCGTGGACGGCCTCCGGTCGTCCGACCCGCCACCGTGCGGCCTGGTGGGGCGACTGGGCCGGTCACTAGGGTGGGGCCGTGGACATCACCGGCGACGCGTTCTCGCGCGCCCGCTACCTTCTCTCCCGACCGACGCCCGCCGACGACGGCGCAGGAACGCCGGCGGTACCGGCGGTCCAGGAGATGCTGGACGCCCTCCCCGGCTCGGTGACCTTCCTGCTGCCGGTGCGCGACGCGGACGGCGAGGTGGTCGACTTCCGCATCGCCGCGGCTTCGCCCGAGGCGGTCGACATCGGCGGGCGCCGGGGCGGCAACCTGGTCGGCCTGAGCGTCGTGGAGACGTACCCGACCGTGGTGGGCACCGAGCTGTGGCACGGGTACCTGCGGGCCCTGGCCACCGGGGGCCGCTGGGAGGGCGAGCCGTTCCAGTACGAGGAGGTCCTCGCAGGGATCCCGCGGCTTTCCCGCTTCGCCGTCCGGGCCGCGGCCTGCCGCGGCGGACTGGTCGTCTCCTGGGCCCGCCTGGACAGCGGCGAGCGCGAGCAGCGCAGGCTCACCGTGATGCAGCGCTTGGGGGGCATGGGCTGGGCGGACTGGGACCTGGTCCGCGACGTGATCACTTGGTCGGAGCAGACCTACGCGGTCTTCGACCGCGATCCCGAGCTCGGGCCGATGACCCTGGAGGAGCTGCCCCGCCACGTCCTCGCGGAGGACCTGCCCGCACTGGGTGAAACCGTGCAGCGGCTCCTGGGTGACGGGGAGCCGATCGACCACACCTTCCGGATCACCACCCCGGCCGGACAGGTGCGGCACGTGCGGATCGTCGCCGAGGCCGAGAGCGACGCCCACGGCAATCCGGTGGAGGTCCACGGGTTCTTCCAGGACCGCACCGCCGAGAAGCAGGCCGAACAGCGCCTGCTCGACCAGGAGCGCACGGCGCTCGCCCAGCAGACCCGGCTCACGTCCGAGCGCCAGCTCGCCGCCCGCCTCCAGCACGCCCTGCTACCGCTCGACCAGCGGTCCCTGCTCCTCGCCGGCCTCACCGTGGACGTCTCCTACCGCCCCCAGCAGCAGGACCTCGACGTCGGCGGCGACTGGTACAGCGCGATCGAACTCCCCGACGGCAGCGCCCTGCTGGTCGTCGGCGACGTCGCCGGCCACGGCCTCGACGCGGTCGCCACGATGGCGCAGCTGCGCTTCAGCGCCAAAAGCATGGCCATCACCGCCGGCATCCCCCCGCAGACGATCCTCGGCCGCCTCAACACCCTCCTCCTGCACACCGCTCAGCAGAACCCCACCACCGCCACCATGATCCTGGCCCGCTACGAACCCGACACCGCGAAGCTGACCTGGGCCCGTGCCGGCCACCCGCCGCCGCTGCTCGTCCGCCGGGGGCGCGCCCGCTACCTGCCGCTGCCGGAGGGCATCCTGCTCGGCGCGACCGCCACCCCCCGCTACGAGGCCGCCACCCTGACCCTCGAACCGGGCGACCACCTGCTGATCTACACGGACGGCCTGATCGAGCAGCGCGGGCAGGCACTCGACGAAGGGCTGGCCCGCCTCGCCTCCACCGCGGAAGCCTGCGTCGGCCATCCGCGCCCGCTCGACGGCATCCTCGACGAGCTCGACCCGGCCCGCGGACGACGCGACGACATCTGCGTCCTGCACATCGCCCGGTAGCCCAGCCGCAGGCCGGCGGCCCGGATCGCCCGTGCCGCGCGGGATCCCGATCGGCGGCCGGTGGCCGGCCGGGAGGGCGGGGCGCCGGCGTCCGCCCCGCGGGTTCACCCGACGGACGGCCATGGGTGCGCCGGGGCGCGGGTCCGCGGGCCTCCCGCCGACGCGGCCTCCCGACGCCGCCCGGCCGGGCCGCCGGCGTCCGGCCGGTGCGCTGCCGGTGCCGGGTCCGGTCCTCCGCGGGGGCGAAGCGGCGGCCGCCGGGGACCGGGGGAGTCGGCCGCGCCGGGGGGCCACGGTCGGTGGGCGAGGTGGTGGCGGAGGGTTTCGAGGCGGGCGAGGTGGGTGTCGAGTGCGGAGATCGTGGCGGCGTTGAGCTGGTGGATGCGGTGTTCGAGGGCGGTGAGCCGGTCGAGGAGGTGCTGCCAGCGGTCGCCCTCGTCGGTGGTGGTTTGGTCAGGCGCGTTGTTGGTCGCTGTCATGGCGGAGTCGGTCGGTTCGGTGGGTGAGGTCGTCGAGGCGGGCGGTGAGGTCGGGGTGGGCGGTGCCGAGGTGGGGGCGGATGTCGGTGAGGGGGGTTATCAGGTCGGCGGGGTCGGTGGTGCCCAGGGCGGTGGTGAGGGCGGTGAGGGTGGGGTGGCCGGCGGGGGCGATGTCGTTGCAGGTGGTGATGCGGGCGGCGAGGATGCGCAGGTCGGTGGCGTGGTCGCGGGCCCAGGCGGTGACGGCGCGGTCGGCGGCGCGGCGGTCGCGGACGGCTTTGACGCGTTCGGCGCCGGTCTGGTGGGTAGGGTGTGGGTGGTGGGGGCGCAGGCGCAGGTAGCGGTTCTCGGCTGCCTGGCGGCTGGCGACGCCCATGGGGTGGGCGAGGTCGGCCCAGGTGGCGCCTTGGGCGCGGGCGGTCTCGACCAGGCCGGCTTCCCAGCCGGCGAGTTCGGTGCGCAGTTCGCGCAGCAGGAGGAGGGCGGCGAGGGCGGGTTGGGGGCCGGTGTCGGTGGTGGTGGCGTGGGTGTCGGTGGTGGGGGTGGTGCGGGCGGTGTGGACGGCGTGGTCGATGGCGGCGAGGGCGGTGGCGGCGGCGAGGAAGGACGCCGGTCCGGTGGTGTCGGGTGTGTTCGGGGGCTTCCCCACGTCTGTCACTCCTTGGGTGACTCGCATGGTTGTCATCGGATGGATGACATGTTAGAACGGATTCAGGTGAAGCGCACTGGCACCCTTTGAACCAGTTGGAGGTGTTTCGCGATGCTGATGCGCACTGACCCGTTCCGCGAACTGGACCGGCTGACCCAGCAGTTCCTGGGGACGAACGGGACCTGGTCGCGTCCGGCGCCGATGCCGTTGGACGCCTACCGGGTGGGGGACGAGTACGTGGTCTGCTTCGACCTGCCGGGTGTCGATCCGGAGGCGATCGACATCGACGTCGAGCGGAACATGCTGACGGTGAAGGCCGAGCGCCGTCCGCGTCACCAGGGCGATGAGGTGAAGTGGGAGCTGTCCGAGCGGCCGCTGGGTGTGTTCTCCCGGCAGGTGATGCTCTCCGACACCCTCGATCCGGCCGGGATCAGCGCCGACTACGACGCGGGTGTGCTGACCCTGAGGATCCCGGTCGCGGAGAAGGCCAAGCCCCGCAAGATCGCGATCAGCCACAGCGGCGGCCGCAAGCAGATCCAGGCCTGACCGGCCGCACCCACCGGACGTCCCGCGCCGTCCCGCCTCCCCAGGGGACGGCGCGGAACACCCCCGGTTCCGACCCCTGAGGGAGGAGACCGCAGTGACGCTGCGATGGGAAGCGTTCCTCGAAGACGTCCAGGAACGCGGTGAGTACAAGACGCCCGAAGAGGCGGAACGCTCCGCCCGCGTCGTTCTGGCGCTGCTCGGCGCCCATCTCGTCGGTGACGTCCGGGCCGACCTGGCCCGATGCCTCCCGGAGACCCTCTCGCTGATCCTGCTCAACCCGCTGCAGGCCGCCGAACCGCTCAGTCCCGACCGGTTCGTCCGGGCCACCGCCGCCTGGATCGACGGCGCCACCGAGACCACGGCCCTGTGGGACGTCGGCGCGGTCCTGTCCACCGTGGCGGACGCGGCCGGCGACGACCTGATGGAGCGGGTCCTGTTCCAGCTGCCGCCCGGCTACGACCTGCTGTTCGGCCGGCCCGAACCCGGCCACCGCCCCTGACCTCCACCACCGCTCCCCGCGCCGCACACCGCCGCCCGGCGCGGCCCGACCCGGAAAGGCCGACACCCATGACACGGCACCGCCGCCTGCTGCAGCAGGTCCGAACCCTCGGCCGCTACCCCAGCGACGACGAGGCCCGGCGCGTCCTGGACGCGGTCCTGGCCCTGCTGGGCTCCCAGCTCACCGCGGAAGACCGGTGCGACCTCGCAGCCGTCCTGCCCGAACGGGAGCGGACCGTCTTCGCCGCGCAGATCCCGCTGCCCGAGCCGGTCACCGCGCCCGCCTTCGTCGAAGCGGTGGCCGACGCCCTGGGCACCAGCCTGACCGCCGCCCGCTGGGACGTCTCCACCGTGCTCGCCGCCGTCGGCGACCTCGCCGGCGAGCACCTCACCAGCCGGCTCCTGGACCACCTGCCCCGCGGCTGGGCCCTGCTGTTCGGCCGCGCCGAACTCACCGCCGCGGCCTGACACGCCCGCCAGGCCCGGTGCCGGTGGCGGCCCCCGGAGCGCGGAAGAGCGTGCGGGAGCCGGTGCGGCTCAGCTGCCGCCCTGGCCGCCCCATGGCCGTGCCCGGTCGATCCGGGCTGGCCGCGCCCTCCCGACCGGTGAAGGACCTGCTGGACGCCACCGGTACGGACGCGGTCTTCGCCATCAGCCCGAGCGTCGGTGCGGCCCTCACCGACGCCCACACACGCGATGAGGAACCGTCATGACCGGCAACCCGCGCTACGCGGTCACGGTGCCGGCACCGTTCGGCTCGCACTCCCCGCCCCAGGTCGTGATCGTCGAGTACACCGGCGGCCACACCGCGGCCGGCTCCCCCGTCTACGGAGACCCGGAAACCGGCCTGCAGGTGGAGATCCATGGCGGCGCCGCCAGAGTCCTCGCTCCCGGCTCCGGCCCGGCCCCGCCCGCCTGTCTGCACGCCGTGCCCGTCGGCTGAGCGCCGGTGCCGGGACCGCCGCGGCGCCGCTCCCCGTACGGGTGCGGCGCCGCGGACTGTGTTTCGACGGGCCTGTGAGCTGTGGTGTCAGGTGCCTGCTTGGTCGCGGATTTCTCGGGCGGCGTCCTGGCCGGTCTGTTTGACCTCCTCGGCGGTGGTCCGGGCGGCCTGGCGGCCGGTGTCCTTGGTGGTGTCCAGCGCGTCCTGGGCGGTGGATTTGACGGATTCGACGGCGTCCCGGGCGGGCTCGGTCATCTCTTCCTTGATCTCCTGCGCGGCCGTGCCGGCGGCCTGCTTGAGCGGCTCGACCAGGTCGTCGGCGTGTTCGCGCAGGTGGGCGCCGGCGCGTTGCTCGGCCTGGGAGACCGGCAGGAGTGTTCCGGCGAGCATGCCGGCGCCGAAGGCGATGATGCCGGCCGCGAGCGGGTTGCCGCGGGTCTGCCGGCGCACCCGGGCCGGGGTGTGCTGGACGGCGTCGCTCGCCTGGCCTGCGGTGTCGCCGATGCGCTGGCCCAGCTGGCCGGCGGTGTCGCCGACCCGGTGGGCCAGTTGGCCGGCGGTGTCGCCGGCCCGTTCGGCCAGGTCGCGCGTGCCGTGGGCGGTGTCGTTCGCAGTGCCCATCACCTGCTCCTTCATGTCGGTCAGTCGCCGACGGGAGGCGTCGATGCGGCGCCTGGCGACCCGGCGGGGCGCCATCCGGTCGGCCAGGAGGTCCACGTGGTGGGCGAGGTGGGCCCGGCGGGCCTCCACTTCGCCTCTCAGCTGGTCGGGTGTCGCGCCCATGCGGCGTCCTCCTTCAGGGTCTGGACGGTGTGCTCGGGTTTGAGGTTGACGTCCCTGAGCCGGGTGCGGCCCCTGGCGTAGAGGACGGCCGCGGCGGCGCCCCACAGCGCCGCGACGATCAGTGCGGCCCACACCAGGTCGACGGCCTCGCCGAGGGCGAACATGACGGTCAGGCTGCCGAAGAGCACCAGCAGGTGGGCGGCGTAGCCCGCGCCGGCGAGCAGCCCGCCGGCCTTGCCGGCCTTGCCGGCTTCCTCCTTCAGTTCGGCCTTCGCCAGGGTGATCTCCTCCCGGACCAGGGCGCTCAGGTCCTGGGCGATCTCGCCGACCAGCTCACCGAGCGAGCCCGGCGCGTGGTCCGGGTGCGGCGCGGCGGCGCCGTCGGGGTTGTCGCGGGTGCGGGTGGTGTGCGGGGGCCGGTCGTAGGCGGTGGCCACGGCTCACCTGCCGATGTCGGGCTGCTGCCACCGCCCGCCCGGCCCGGACGGCGGCGGGCCGTCGGGGTGCGCGTGCGGCGGGTCGGGGGTGATGTGCGGCGGCTGCGACTGCCCGGCCGCCTGGTAGGGGTCGGTGGGCGCGTCCACCGCCGAGGGCAGCGGGCCCGCCGCGGGTGCGGGAGTCGCCCGCGACACCCCGGCCGAGCCGCCGTCGCCCGACGGGCCGTTCGAGCCGCTGCTGCTGCCGCCGCTGTCGCTGTCGTTGTCGGGTGCGGTGCTCACGCCCTTGCCGGTGCGGCCGACCGCCAGGCCCGCCAGTGCGGCGCCGGCCAGGAACATCCCGGGCCGACGGCGGGCGAAGTCCTGCACGTCGTCCAGCAGCCCCTGCGGACCGCGCTCCTCGATCCGGCCGGCCACCTGGTGCCCGCCGTCCGCCAGGCGCCCGACCAGGGACGTGGTGACCGACCCTGCCGGCCCGTGCCGGCCCATCTCCTCCAACTCCCCGGCCAGGGTGCGGATGGTCTGCGCCAGCCGCCGGCCCTGGGTCTGCGCCTGCTGCCCGAGCTGCTCGCGCAGTCCGCCGAGCAACTCCTGGGCCTGCGTGCCGGCTTCCTCGACCACCTTCGCGGCCTGCTCCTTGGCGGTGCCGGCCACCTCGGACGCCTGGCGGCCCACGGTGGCGGCGCTCTCGGCGGCCTTCTCCTGGGCGGTCTGGGCCATCACCGCGGTGGTGCCCCGGTCCTCACCCGAACCTGGTGTCTCAACCACGGACAATCCCTCCTCTGTACCGGTCCGGCCTTCCTTACGAATCACCGCGCCTACCCGACCCGCGGCCGGTCACTCCGCCACCCCGCCGACAGAGTTTCCGCGCAAGGACGTCATCGGCCGGCCGGGCCTGCCGTTCGAGAACCGTTGCCGCGCGGATCCGGCTCGGGCCGTCGACGGGGCGCGACGAGCCCGCCTGGCCGGAAGCGTCGGCGCTGCCGCCGGCGGACGGCCCGGGGCCCGTCGACCCGCAAGCCCGGTGCGGTGATGCGGTGCTCAGGTGTTCTCGCCGCCATGGCCTGCGTTCACCCGCCCGTCAGGGGGCGCCCCGCCGCGGCACGCGACGGTCCTCGGGGCAGGCCGCCGACGCGCCCTTCGGGCCCATGGGGCGAGGACTCGTGCAACCCTTCCTCGGGCGCGGGACATCGTGGGGGCTCACCGGGTCGTGCCGGTGCGAGGGCTGCCGTCCGATGCGCAGGTTGCGCCGGAGCAGGAACGCGGGAACGCCCCAGCACAGGCCGCACCAGAGAGTCAGCGCGATGGTCAGCAGCAGGGCCGTGAACGCTCCGGTGATCTGCCGCATGACGACCAGCAGGCCCAGGGACGTCATCGTGAGCAGGAGGGCCAGGGCGACCGTGACGAGGCGGGAGGCCCAGGCGACCGCCTCGGTCTTGACCTTCAGCCCGGTGACCAGCCGGTGGAGGGCGACCGGGCCCGTCAACGCGACCAGCGCACCCGCACCGCTCACCAGGCACAGCAGGTAGAGGAGGCGCTCGGTGTGGTCCAGCCGCTCGTAGGCGGGGGTGAAGACGGCCGCGAGGAGGAACGCGAAGAGCAGCTGCACCGCGGTCAGCACCACCCGGACCTCGTGCATCAGGTCCATCCAGAGGCGGTCCGCCCGCTCGTCGCAGGTCTCCGTCCGCTGGCCGACGTTGGCGGCCCGGGCGATCATCGGCGGCCTCCTGGTGCGGGAGCCGCCGGGGGCCGTCCGGGTGCTCGGGTCTGTGGCGGCCATGAGCGGTCACCTCCGGCGTGTCGTGATCAGCGGGGTGCGTGCGCTTACCCGGTGCCACCCGTTCCACTCGGGACGTGGGCGACCGGTCTCGTCGGCACCCGGAGCGCCGAGGGCCCCGCGTACGGGGCTTCGAGGCCGGCGATGATCCGCTGCGCGGCCTGCTCGGTGAGATCGCAGCGGGCCGTGATGTCCCGGACAGGCAGGGCGGGACCGCGTGCGATTCGGACCGGCGCGCGTGCGCGGTGGCCGGTCACACGCTCGTGATCAGCTGCGGGGAGAGCGTTTTGATCATGCTGTTGGTCCAGCGCATCTGGCGCAGGGTCTGCGGGTGACAGGCGGTCGCCAGGTCGAGGAGGCGGCTGTCGGTGGTCGCCCGGGCGGCCTGGGCGAGCATTTCCCAGTGGAGGGAGTTCCCGGTGGCGGCCAGGTGGAGGTCGCGCAGGTCGTGCAGGAGCAGCAGTCCGGGTTCCGGACGGCGGCCGACGGCCTCGGCGGCCTTCTCGCGGAGGGTCGCCAGGAAGCCCGGTGACGGGTCGTCGGCAGGGCCGGACAGGTCGAGGCCGTAGTGCCGGCCGGTGTCGGCCAGGCGCGCCGCGTGCTCGTGGGACCAGCGGGCGATGTCGGTGGCGACGTGGTGGATCTCGTGGTCGGTGCGGTGGCGTTCGGCCGCCTTCAGGAGTTCCTCCTCGAGGTCCCGTTCGCCGTGGTGCAGGGCTTTGAGGACGAGGGTGATGCCGCTCATGGCCGGGTTCCTTCCTCGTCGTCGGTGTGCTGCGTGGCGTGGGCGGCGGGCCCACCGGTGGTGGCCGGCGCGCTGCCGGGGTCGAGGGGCGCGGAGGCGGTGGTGGTGGGCGCGGGACCGGGGGTGCCGTCGGTGCGCCGGAGGAGTGCGACCCGGGCGGCGGCGGTCTTGTAGAGGGGCTGTTTGGACGCCGGGTCCCAGTCCGTGACGGTGGTTTCGTTGGCGGCGCGCCCGGCCGTGTCCGGGGCCGGGCGGTGGCCTTCGGCGGTGTCCCAGTAGCCGTAGTGGAACGGCAGGAAGACCATGCCGTCGCGGATGGCGGTGATGCGCAGCCTGGCGGCCACCGCCCCGCGCGGGGTGCTGACCTCGACGAGGTCGCCCTCCCGCAGGTCCCGGGCGGCGGCTTCGGCCGCCGACATCTCGGCCCAGACGTCGGGCGCGGCGCTGTCGAGCTGGGGGACGCGGCCGGTCTTGGTGCGGGTGTGGAAGTGGTAGATGGTGCGGCCGGTGTTCAGCTGGAGCGGGTACTCCTCGCTGGTGTCCTCGTGCGGGGGCAGGTACTCGGCGGCTTTGATCACCGCCTTCCCGTCGGGGTTCAGGGCGCGGTACTCGACCTCGGTGACGGGGGCGCCGGTGACCAGGTCCTTGCCGAAGCTCTCGCAGGCTTCGGCGTGCGCCCAGGCGGGCCCGTCGGTGTACAGGCGCTCGGTGCCGTCCGGGGCCTGCTCGGTGCAGGGCCACTGGATGCCGCTGCCGCCGCGGAGCCCGTCGTAGCTGAGCCCGGTGTAGTCGCAGGGACGGCCGGCGCTGCACTTCTGCCACGCCTGGAACGCGGACTGCGGGTCGTGCCAGGTGATCAGCGGGCCGTCGTCCTTGTCGCGGAAGTCCATCCGGCGGGCGTAGTCGAGGAAGATGTCCAGGTCGGGGCGGGCCTCGCCGGGCGGTTCCACGGCCTTGTCCGAGAGGTGGACGGTGCGGTCGGCGTTGGTGAAGGTGCCGGTCTTCTCGCCCCACGTCGCGGCGGGCAGCACGACGTCGGCGAGCTGGGCGGTCTCGGTGAGGAAGAGGTCCTGGACGACGGTGAAGAGCCGATCCTGTCCCAGGATGTCGCGGATGCGGTGCAGTTCGGGCAGGGAGACGGCGGGGTTGGTGCCACTGATCCACAGCATCCGGATGCTGCCCTGTTCGGCGAACCGGAACATCTGCATCGCGGGGGTCGGGGGCGCGTAGTGGGGGATCTTCTCGGGGGCGACGTTCCAGATCCGGGCGAGGTCGGCGACGTGCTGCTCGTTCTCCCAGTTGCGGAAACCCGGCAGGTCGCCGTTGGCGCCGCACTCGCGGGTGTTCTGCGCGGTGGGCTGGCCGTTCATCTGGAGCAGACCGCAGCCGGGGCGGCCGAGCATGCCGCGGAGCAGGTGCAGGTTGTTGACCTGGACGGCGGCGGCGGTCGCCTGGTGGGACTGGTAGAAGCCCTGCAGGACGGTGGAGAGCAGCCGCTCGGCGCTGCCCAGCAACTCGGCGGCCTCGGTGATCGTCCGGGCGGGGACGTCGCAGATCGCGGCAGCCCACTCGGCGGTGCAGTCGGCGACCCGCGCCGCCAGCTCGTCGAAGCCGACGCAGTGCGCTTCGACGTACGCGTGGTCGACCCGGTCGGTGCGGATCAGCTCGTGCAGCAGGGCGTTCAGCAGCGCCACGTTGGTGCCCGCGCGCGGCGCGAGGTGGACGGCGGCGTGCCGGGCGACCCGGGTGGGCCGGGGGTCCACGCACAGCAGCCGCGGTGCGTCCGGCCCGGCCAACCGGTCCAGGACCCGCATCCACAGGACCGGCTGCGTCTCCGCCATGTTGTGGCCGAACAGGGCGATGGTGTCGGCGTGGTCGATGTCGGCGTACGAGCCGGGCTGGCCGTCGCAGCCGAAGGTCTCCTTGAGCGCCTCGCCGGCGGTG from Kitasatospora terrestris includes the following:
- a CDS encoding ATP-binding protein, giving the protein MRPLPVEPAFHRRLAFPARSAPDVSAGIDFTRGTLRAWHPGADPAAIADIVLVAAELLANAAEHAGGPLALELCRTPVNRIRIEVTDATPARPRVQSLSPDTPHGHGLRIIDRLAHAWGCHPGDGGKTVWAECDLPPPATHAP
- a CDS encoding PP2C family protein-serine/threonine phosphatase, producing the protein MDITGDAFSRARYLLSRPTPADDGAGTPAVPAVQEMLDALPGSVTFLLPVRDADGEVVDFRIAAASPEAVDIGGRRGGNLVGLSVVETYPTVVGTELWHGYLRALATGGRWEGEPFQYEEVLAGIPRLSRFAVRAAACRGGLVVSWARLDSGEREQRRLTVMQRLGGMGWADWDLVRDVITWSEQTYAVFDRDPELGPMTLEELPRHVLAEDLPALGETVQRLLGDGEPIDHTFRITTPAGQVRHVRIVAEAESDAHGNPVEVHGFFQDRTAEKQAEQRLLDQERTALAQQTRLTSERQLAARLQHALLPLDQRSLLLAGLTVDVSYRPQQQDLDVGGDWYSAIELPDGSALLVVGDVAGHGLDAVATMAQLRFSAKSMAITAGIPPQTILGRLNTLLLHTAQQNPTTATMILARYEPDTAKLTWARAGHPPPLLVRRGRARYLPLPEGILLGATATPRYEAATLTLEPGDHLLIYTDGLIEQRGQALDEGLARLASTAEACVGHPRPLDGILDELDPARGRRDDICVLHIAR
- a CDS encoding type III effector protein, translated to MTTMRVTQGVTDVGKPPNTPDTTGPASFLAAATALAAIDHAVHTARTTPTTDTHATTTDTGPQPALAALLLLRELRTELAGWEAGLVETARAQGATWADLAHPMGVASRQAAENRYLRLRPHHPHPTHQTGAERVKAVRDRRAADRAVTAWARDHATDLRILAARITTCNDIAPAGHPTLTALTTALGTTDPADLITPLTDIRPHLGTAHPDLTARLDDLTHRTDRLRHDSDQQRA
- a CDS encoding Hsp20/alpha crystallin family protein: MLMRTDPFRELDRLTQQFLGTNGTWSRPAPMPLDAYRVGDEYVVCFDLPGVDPEAIDIDVERNMLTVKAERRPRHQGDEVKWELSERPLGVFSRQVMLSDTLDPAGISADYDAGVLTLRIPVAEKAKPRKIAISHSGGRKQIQA
- a CDS encoding DUF2267 domain-containing protein — its product is MTLRWEAFLEDVQERGEYKTPEEAERSARVVLALLGAHLVGDVRADLARCLPETLSLILLNPLQAAEPLSPDRFVRATAAWIDGATETTALWDVGAVLSTVADAAGDDLMERVLFQLPPGYDLLFGRPEPGHRP
- a CDS encoding DUF2267 domain-containing protein; this encodes MTRHRRLLQQVRTLGRYPSDDEARRVLDAVLALLGSQLTAEDRCDLAAVLPERERTVFAAQIPLPEPVTAPAFVEAVADALGTSLTAARWDVSTVLAAVGDLAGEHLTSRLLDHLPRGWALLFGRAELTAAA
- a CDS encoding DUF6296 family protein — its product is MTGNPRYAVTVPAPFGSHSPPQVVIVEYTGGHTAAGSPVYGDPETGLQVEIHGGAARVLAPGSGPAPPACLHAVPVG
- a CDS encoding DUF3618 domain-containing protein, whose amino-acid sequence is MGATPDQLRGEVEARRAHLAHHVDLLADRMAPRRVARRRIDASRRRLTDMKEQVMGTANDTAHGTRDLAERAGDTAGQLAHRVGDTAGQLGQRIGDTAGQASDAVQHTPARVRRQTRGNPLAAGIIAFGAGMLAGTLLPVSQAEQRAGAHLREHADDLVEPLKQAAGTAAQEIKEEMTEPARDAVESVKSTAQDALDTTKDTGRQAARTTAEEVKQTGQDAAREIRDQAGT
- a CDS encoding phage holin family protein, whose product is MATAYDRPPHTTRTRDNPDGAAAPHPDHAPGSLGELVGEIAQDLSALVREEITLAKAELKEEAGKAGKAGGLLAGAGYAAHLLVLFGSLTVMFALGEAVDLVWAALIVAALWGAAAAVLYARGRTRLRDVNLKPEHTVQTLKEDAAWARHPTS
- a CDS encoding DUF6328 family protein; translation: MAATDPSTRTAPGGSRTRRPPMIARAANVGQRTETCDERADRLWMDLMHEVRVVLTAVQLLFAFLLAAVFTPAYERLDHTERLLYLLCLVSGAGALVALTGPVALHRLVTGLKVKTEAVAWASRLVTVALALLLTMTSLGLLVVMRQITGAFTALLLTIALTLWCGLCWGVPAFLLRRNLRIGRQPSHRHDPVSPHDVPRPRKGCTSPRPMGPKGASAACPEDRRVPRRGAP
- a CDS encoding molybdopterin oxidoreductase family protein; the protein is MKDSTDRIADPWGGRTPYPPGAAWPARTDTHLAAGVTPAAVDRWVQSASLLHSNGDAMDIAVKDGRIVGVRGRADDRVNRGRLGPKDLFGWQANASPDRLTRPLVREGGRLVESGWDTAMGRIVARSKELLRERGPGSIGFYTTGQLFLEEYYTLAVIARAGIGTNHLDGNTRLCTATAGEALKETFGCDGQPGSYADIDHADTIALFGHNMAETQPVLWMRVLDRLAGPDAPRLLCVDPRPTRVARHAAVHLAPRAGTNVALLNALLHELIRTDRVDHAYVEAHCVGFDELAARVADCTAEWAAAICDVPARTITEAAELLGSAERLLSTVLQGFYQSHQATAAAVQVNNLHLLRGMLGRPGCGLLQMNGQPTAQNTRECGANGDLPGFRNWENEQHVADLARIWNVAPEKIPHYAPPTPAMQMFRFAEQGSIRMLWISGTNPAVSLPELHRIRDILGQDRLFTVVQDLFLTETAQLADVVLPAATWGEKTGTFTNADRTVHLSDKAVEPPGEARPDLDIFLDYARRMDFRDKDDGPLITWHDPQSAFQAWQKCSAGRPCDYTGLSYDGLRGGSGIQWPCTEQAPDGTERLYTDGPAWAHAEACESFGKDLVTGAPVTEVEYRALNPDGKAVIKAAEYLPPHEDTSEEYPLQLNTGRTIYHFHTRTKTGRVPQLDSAAPDVWAEMSAAEAAARDLREGDLVEVSTPRGAVAARLRITAIRDGMVFLPFHYGYWDTAEGHRPAPDTAGRAANETTVTDWDPASKQPLYKTAAARVALLRRTDGTPGPAPTTTASAPLDPGSAPATTGGPAAHATQHTDDEEGTRP